The proteins below are encoded in one region of Amycolatopsis magusensis:
- a CDS encoding FAD-dependent oxidoreductase: protein MTDRRRVEYPAPPGLAHADALQRRPRVAVVGGGIAGLTAATALAERGVEVDLYERESYLGGRAGGWETTLADGTPVTMSRGFHAFFRQYYNLRALLRRTDPALVRLTPVADYPLLDAQGRTDSFRGLPKTPPWNALVFALRSPTFRLRDLARIKAAAALPLATVRVPDIYHRLDEIDAATYLDQLNFPADARHLAFEVFSRSFFASPSDLSAAELVTMFHLYFLGSSEGLVFDVPTDSFPAALWDPLAAYLGALGVRLHLGTPVEAIEPSRTGFAINGSTVDGVVLAADVTGLRSLLQASPGLGTPSWRERVLGLRVAPPFYVRRLWLDRPVRADRPAFLGTGSLPPLDNISVLDRFESEARSWATKTGGSVVELHAYAVEQDAETLPKRLLARLHELYPETANARVVGELAEWRQDCPLFGLGDFARRPAVETPVPGLVLAGDGIRVDLPVALMERAATTGWHAANRLLAGWGLRGHPTWSVPNEGRLAVLRALATRSDNAGRT from the coding sequence ATGACCGACCGTCGGCGGGTCGAGTACCCCGCGCCTCCAGGTCTCGCCCACGCCGACGCGTTGCAGCGCCGCCCGCGCGTGGCGGTCGTCGGTGGCGGCATCGCCGGGCTGACCGCCGCGACCGCGCTCGCCGAACGCGGTGTCGAAGTCGACCTCTACGAGCGCGAGTCCTACCTCGGCGGCCGGGCGGGCGGCTGGGAGACGACACTGGCGGACGGCACGCCCGTCACGATGAGCCGCGGTTTCCACGCGTTCTTCCGGCAGTACTACAACCTGCGCGCGCTGCTGCGGCGGACCGATCCGGCGCTCGTCCGGCTCACTCCGGTCGCCGACTACCCGCTGCTCGATGCCCAGGGCCGCACCGATTCCTTCCGCGGTCTGCCCAAGACGCCGCCGTGGAACGCACTCGTGTTCGCGCTGCGCAGCCCGACCTTCCGCCTGCGCGACCTCGCCCGGATCAAGGCGGCGGCCGCGTTGCCGCTGGCCACCGTCCGGGTGCCCGACATCTACCACCGTCTCGACGAAATCGACGCGGCCACCTACCTCGACCAGCTCAACTTCCCGGCCGACGCCCGGCACCTGGCGTTCGAAGTGTTCTCCCGCAGCTTCTTCGCTTCACCTTCGGACCTTTCGGCCGCCGAGCTGGTGACGATGTTCCACCTGTACTTCCTGGGCTCCTCGGAAGGACTGGTGTTCGACGTCCCGACCGACAGCTTCCCGGCCGCGTTGTGGGACCCGCTCGCCGCGTACCTCGGTGCCCTGGGCGTGCGCCTCCACCTGGGCACGCCGGTCGAAGCGATCGAACCATCGCGGACGGGTTTCGCGATCAATGGCTCCACAGTGGACGGTGTGGTGCTCGCCGCCGACGTGACCGGCCTGCGGTCCCTGCTCCAGGCTTCGCCGGGCCTCGGGACGCCGTCGTGGCGGGAACGGGTGCTCGGCCTGCGCGTGGCACCGCCGTTCTACGTCCGCCGCCTCTGGCTGGACCGGCCGGTCCGAGCCGACCGCCCGGCGTTCCTCGGCACCGGCAGCCTGCCGCCGCTGGACAACATCAGCGTGCTCGACCGGTTCGAATCCGAAGCCCGCAGCTGGGCCACGAAGACCGGCGGCTCGGTGGTGGAACTGCACGCCTACGCCGTCGAGCAGGACGCCGAAACCCTGCCGAAGCGGCTGCTCGCCCGGCTCCACGAGCTCTACCCGGAGACCGCGAACGCCCGGGTAGTCGGCGAACTGGCCGAATGGCGGCAGGACTGCCCGTTGTTCGGCCTCGGCGACTTCGCCCGGCGCCCCGCGGTCGAGACGCCGGTGCCGGGCCTGGTGCTGGCCGGCGACGGCATCCGCGTGGACCTGCCGGTGGCGCTGATGGAACGCGCGGCCACCACCGGCTGGCACGCGGCGAACCGGCTGCTCGCGGGCTGGGGACTGCGTGGGCACCCAACCTGGTCCGTGCCGAACGAAGGCCGTCTCGCGGTGTTGCGCGCGCTGGCCACCCGATCCGACAACGCAGGAAGGACGTGA
- a CDS encoding class I SAM-dependent methyltransferase, protein MKLGPRGLARAKVPAAFDGAAAAYDRLVGANPGYHEHLRLSARRMRLPGGGAGLTLLDAGCGTGASTAALLSAAPKANIVAIDASGEMLRQARAKSWPDTVRFVHTRVEDLDEGPFDGILAAYLLRNLDDPDAQLRRFADLLRPGAPLAVHEYSVADSPRARLVWDAVCWSIIIPAGRLTTGDATLYRHLWHSVRTFDGATAFEDRLRRNGFARVHRETMPGWQHGVVHTFLGDAPGTRE, encoded by the coding sequence GTGAAGCTCGGTCCTCGCGGGCTCGCCCGTGCCAAGGTGCCCGCCGCGTTCGACGGCGCGGCGGCGGCGTACGACCGCCTGGTCGGGGCCAATCCCGGCTACCACGAGCACCTGAGGCTGTCCGCGCGGCGGATGCGGTTGCCCGGCGGTGGTGCCGGGCTCACCCTGCTGGACGCCGGGTGCGGCACCGGCGCGTCGACCGCCGCGCTGCTTTCGGCGGCTCCCAAGGCGAACATCGTGGCCATCGACGCCTCCGGCGAGATGCTGCGGCAGGCGCGGGCGAAGTCGTGGCCGGACACGGTGAGGTTCGTGCACACGCGTGTGGAGGACCTCGACGAAGGCCCGTTCGACGGCATCCTCGCCGCGTACCTGCTGCGCAACCTCGACGATCCGGACGCGCAGTTGCGGCGGTTCGCCGACCTGCTGCGGCCGGGCGCACCGCTGGCCGTGCACGAGTACTCGGTGGCGGATTCACCGCGGGCGCGGCTGGTCTGGGACGCCGTGTGCTGGTCGATCATCATCCCCGCCGGGCGGCTGACCACCGGGGACGCCACGCTGTACCGGCACCTGTGGCACAGCGTCCGCACCTTCGACGGTGCGACGGCGTTCGAGGACCGCTTGCGCCGCAACGGTTTCGCCCGGGTGCACCGGGAGACCATGCCCGGCTGGCAGCACGGCGTGGTGCACACCTTCCTCGGCGACGCACCGGGAACCCGGGAATGA
- a CDS encoding lycopene cyclase domain-containing protein, translating into MIGYTVPAVLSVPVVVALELLVLRTGLFRQPAYWLTMAVVTAFQIPVDGWLTKLSAPIVTYAPEHFSGVRFPWDIPVEDFLFGFSLVTAVLLLWVRQQRKETT; encoded by the coding sequence GTGATCGGCTACACCGTGCCCGCCGTGCTGTCGGTCCCCGTGGTGGTGGCGCTGGAACTGCTGGTGCTGCGGACCGGGCTGTTCCGGCAGCCGGCCTACTGGCTGACCATGGCCGTGGTGACCGCGTTCCAGATCCCGGTGGACGGCTGGCTGACCAAGCTCAGCGCACCGATCGTGACCTACGCGCCCGAGCACTTCAGCGGGGTGCGGTTCCCGTGGGACATCCCGGTGGAGGACTTCCTCTTCGGCTTCTCCCTGGTGACCGCCGTGCTGTTGCTCTGGGTGCGTCAGCAGCGGAAGGAGACAACGTGA
- a CDS encoding lycopene cyclase domain-containing protein, giving the protein MNRFEYLAVLGACLLVTLPLEWLGRPVYRQPRRLAGAVLPVAAVFLVWDVIAIAGGVWGFNPEFVTGLLLPFSLPVEELLFFLVIPLCGLLTFEAVTATLAWARRRSRGGAR; this is encoded by the coding sequence ATGAACCGGTTCGAATACCTCGCGGTGCTCGGCGCCTGCCTGCTGGTGACCCTGCCGCTGGAGTGGCTCGGCCGCCCGGTCTACCGGCAGCCGCGGCGGCTGGCCGGCGCGGTGCTGCCGGTGGCCGCGGTATTCCTGGTGTGGGACGTCATCGCCATCGCCGGCGGGGTGTGGGGCTTCAACCCCGAGTTCGTCACCGGCCTGCTGCTGCCGTTCTCGCTGCCCGTCGAGGAACTGCTGTTCTTCCTGGTGATCCCGCTGTGCGGGCTGCTCACCTTCGAAGCGGTCACGGCCACCCTGGCCTGGGCACGGCGCCGGTCACGCGGGGGCGCCCGGTGA
- a CDS encoding phytoene/squalene synthase family protein, whose product MARATSLDFARAELDAAGITGSGLRRAYGRCRELNARHGRTYFLATRLLRPAQRPAVHALYGFARWVDDLVDEPAPGATTADLAARLDEVERALKNAFDGLPPEEPVLVAVADAVRRLALDPALFSAFLRSMRMDLTVSGYATREDLYDYVHGSAEVIGLQMLPVLGTVTGRAEAAGPAAALGRAFQLTNFLRDVAEDLERGRVYLPADELAAAGVDRDRLQRCLRDRRADAAVRRALAEQVALTRAVYREAEPGVAMLQPASRPCVATAFDLYSRILDRIEAADHDVFAGRATVSRPRRAAVAGVALARVARVRVREALPGARR is encoded by the coding sequence GTGGCACGTGCCACGTCGCTCGATTTCGCCCGTGCCGAACTCGACGCCGCCGGGATCACCGGCTCCGGACTGCGCCGCGCGTACGGCCGGTGCCGCGAACTGAACGCCCGCCACGGGCGCACCTACTTCCTCGCCACCCGCCTGCTCCGCCCGGCGCAGCGCCCGGCGGTGCACGCGCTCTACGGGTTCGCCCGCTGGGTCGACGACCTCGTCGACGAGCCCGCCCCCGGGGCGACGACCGCGGACCTGGCCGCCCGCCTGGACGAGGTGGAACGGGCGCTGAAGAACGCCTTCGACGGCCTCCCGCCCGAGGAGCCGGTGCTGGTCGCCGTGGCCGACGCGGTCCGGCGGCTGGCACTGGACCCGGCGCTGTTCAGCGCCTTCCTCCGGTCGATGCGGATGGACCTGACCGTGAGCGGCTACGCCACCCGCGAGGACCTCTACGACTACGTCCACGGTTCCGCGGAGGTGATCGGCCTGCAGATGCTGCCGGTGCTGGGCACGGTGACCGGCCGCGCCGAGGCCGCCGGGCCCGCGGCCGCGCTCGGCCGGGCGTTCCAGCTCACCAACTTCCTGCGTGACGTCGCCGAGGACCTCGAACGTGGCCGCGTGTACCTGCCCGCCGACGAACTCGCCGCGGCCGGGGTGGACCGCGACCGGCTGCAGCGGTGCCTGCGTGACCGGCGCGCCGACGCCGCGGTCCGTCGCGCGCTGGCCGAGCAGGTCGCGCTCACCAGGGCGGTCTACCGCGAGGCCGAGCCGGGGGTGGCCATGCTGCAACCGGCTTCGCGGCCCTGCGTCGCCACCGCCTTCGACCTCTACTCCCGCATCCTCGACCGGATCGAAGCCGCGGACCACGACGTGTTCGCCGGGCGCGCCACCGTTTCGCGCCCGCGGCGCGCGGCCGTGGCGGGGGTGGCGCTGGCCAGGGTCGCGCGGGTACGGGTGCGGGAAGCGCTGCCGGGAGCCCGGCGATGA
- a CDS encoding response regulator transcription factor, giving the protein MRILVVEDDDGVAAAVVDALVSAGHGAVRARVAAEVAALRQDADLVLLDLGLPDADGLDVLRELRRASELPVLVMTARSAERDVVRTLRLGADDYLVKPVRLPELLARIEAVARRRPRSRPAPEVVEVGDVRIELAAGRVTAGAAEVALTGKEFDILAVLARAAGTAVSRQALIEQVWGEAPGSRALDAHVVTLRGKLDRPGLLATVRGFGYRLGEASPIRYRSSS; this is encoded by the coding sequence GTGCGGATCCTGGTGGTCGAGGACGACGACGGCGTGGCGGCGGCGGTGGTCGACGCGCTGGTCTCCGCCGGGCACGGCGCGGTCCGCGCCCGCGTGGCCGCCGAAGTCGCCGCCCTGCGGCAGGACGCCGATCTGGTGCTGCTCGACCTCGGCCTGCCCGACGCCGACGGACTGGACGTGCTGCGGGAACTCCGGCGGGCCAGCGAACTCCCGGTGCTGGTGATGACCGCCCGCTCGGCGGAACGCGACGTGGTGCGCACGCTGCGCCTGGGTGCCGACGACTACCTGGTCAAGCCGGTCCGCCTGCCCGAACTGCTGGCCCGCATCGAAGCCGTCGCCCGGCGGCGGCCGCGGTCGCGGCCCGCGCCGGAGGTCGTCGAAGTCGGGGACGTGCGCATCGAACTCGCGGCGGGCCGGGTCACCGCCGGTGCCGCCGAAGTGGCCCTGACCGGCAAGGAGTTCGACATCCTCGCGGTGCTCGCCAGGGCGGCGGGCACCGCGGTGAGCAGGCAGGCGCTGATCGAGCAGGTGTGGGGCGAGGCGCCGGGGTCCCGCGCGCTCGACGCGCACGTGGTGACCCTGCGTGGCAAGCTGGACCGGCCCGGCCTGCTGGCCACCGTGCGCGGCTTCGGCTACCGGCTGGGTGAGGCGAGTCCGATTCGTTACCGGTCATCGTCCTAA
- a CDS encoding Nramp family divalent metal transporter gives MNTSATGTEPQLTPPTGKARFRGLGPGLLAAATGVGAGDLVATMVAGAQYGTLLLWAALIGTVLKLALGEGVGRWHLASGTTLLDGWRRLGRWATGFFGVYIVIWGFVYGATAMSAVGLPLNALFGGLPVRGWAMIAGVLGLALVWAQRYHFFEKFMTVLVLIKFAAVVSVAVLVTPDLGELAKGLTFQLPAGSTVYVLGLIGGVGGTITMAAYGYWMFAKGWKGTGWLSMMRLDNAVGYLMTGIFVVAMLIVGSTILFGQKLTQSDSGLLILGNELGERYGQWARILFLVGFLAVTTTSLLGVWNGVSLLFADWTRAIRLPHGRRAELVTAVVPGEEKAGDTAAYRATSVEKSLPFRGYLLWLTFPPMFLLFLDKPFGLTLVYGVLGSVFMPFLAITLMLLLNSTRVERDGRSGWLSNSLLGAASALFLFLLITDLVERFG, from the coding sequence ATGAACACTTCCGCCACCGGGACGGAACCGCAGCTGACACCGCCGACGGGCAAGGCGCGCTTCCGGGGACTGGGACCGGGCCTGCTGGCCGCGGCCACCGGAGTCGGGGCGGGGGACCTGGTCGCCACCATGGTCGCCGGCGCCCAGTACGGCACGCTGCTGCTGTGGGCGGCGCTCATCGGGACCGTGCTCAAACTGGCACTCGGCGAGGGTGTCGGCCGCTGGCACCTGGCCTCGGGCACCACGCTGCTCGACGGCTGGCGGCGGCTCGGCCGCTGGGCCACCGGCTTCTTCGGCGTCTACATCGTCATCTGGGGCTTCGTCTACGGCGCCACCGCGATGTCGGCGGTCGGCCTGCCGCTCAACGCGTTGTTCGGCGGCTTGCCGGTGCGCGGCTGGGCGATGATCGCCGGGGTGCTCGGGCTGGCACTGGTCTGGGCGCAGCGCTACCACTTCTTCGAGAAGTTCATGACCGTGCTGGTGCTGATCAAGTTCGCCGCGGTGGTGTCGGTGGCCGTCCTGGTCACCCCCGACCTCGGCGAACTGGCGAAGGGCCTGACCTTCCAGCTGCCCGCCGGGTCCACGGTGTACGTGCTCGGCCTGATCGGCGGCGTCGGCGGCACGATCACCATGGCGGCGTACGGCTACTGGATGTTCGCCAAGGGCTGGAAAGGCACCGGCTGGCTGTCGATGATGCGGCTGGACAACGCGGTCGGGTACCTCATGACCGGCATCTTCGTGGTGGCCATGCTGATCGTCGGCTCGACCATCCTCTTCGGACAGAAGCTCACCCAGTCCGACAGCGGCCTGCTGATCCTGGGCAACGAACTGGGGGAGCGGTACGGGCAGTGGGCCCGCATCCTGTTCCTGGTCGGCTTCCTCGCGGTCACCACGACCTCGCTGCTCGGCGTGTGGAACGGGGTGAGCCTGCTGTTCGCCGACTGGACCCGCGCCATCCGGCTGCCGCACGGGCGCCGCGCCGAACTGGTCACCGCGGTGGTGCCCGGTGAGGAGAAGGCCGGTGACACCGCCGCCTACCGCGCCACCTCGGTGGAGAAGTCCCTGCCGTTCCGCGGTTATCTGCTCTGGCTGACCTTCCCGCCGATGTTCCTGCTGTTCCTGGACAAGCCGTTCGGGCTCACGCTGGTCTACGGCGTGCTGGGCTCGGTGTTCATGCCGTTCCTGGCGATCACGCTGATGCTGCTGCTGAACTCCACCCGCGTGGAGCGCGACGGCCGGTCGGGCTGGCTGTCGAACTCGCTGCTCGGCGCGGCTTCGGCGTTGTTCCTGTTCCTGCTGATCACCGACCTGGTCGAGCGCTTCGGCTGA
- a CDS encoding MAB_1171c family putative transporter, with product MREGGPALLAWVVLLSRGRGGGLARRRARWVLLGLACSLTAQIPVVYAAIGDLAGVSHAARLVSHAGMVFTAWAGQEFMAGLTGRARGTRGQAWWAGGAFAVMCLLFVSLADIRPETPRVMEYCLVYAAAQLPALLAVIASGARYARETHDAVLRTGLRLIVAGTALSLLYLLNKSILAVTPRLDSAFPFGRTVLPSKVLPTTAYLLVLLGAALPAVTGWLHRHRLYRRLGPLWTALYRAEPSIALDPPRTPDALVVRGLRLRLYRRVIEIRDGLLALQPYRCPEVAARTRHAGAAATEAAVVAAALEARAGGATPLARPAGVAGGTDLAEDTEFLAQVSDAYRKLSTSCSCT from the coding sequence TTGCGCGAAGGGGGGCCGGCGTTGCTGGCCTGGGTGGTGCTGCTCAGCCGCGGGCGGGGTGGCGGCCTCGCCCGGCGGCGTGCCCGCTGGGTGCTGCTCGGGCTCGCCTGCTCGCTGACCGCGCAGATCCCGGTCGTCTACGCCGCGATCGGTGACCTCGCAGGCGTTTCGCACGCGGCTCGCCTGGTCAGCCACGCGGGCATGGTGTTCACCGCGTGGGCCGGGCAGGAGTTCATGGCCGGGCTCACCGGGCGAGCGCGGGGAACCCGGGGGCAGGCGTGGTGGGCCGGTGGGGCGTTCGCGGTGATGTGCCTGCTGTTCGTTTCCCTCGCCGACATCCGCCCGGAGACGCCGCGGGTGATGGAGTACTGCCTCGTCTACGCCGCCGCGCAACTGCCCGCGTTGCTCGCCGTGATCGCCTCCGGTGCGCGCTACGCCCGCGAAACGCACGACGCCGTCCTCCGGACCGGGCTGCGGCTGATCGTCGCCGGTACCGCGCTTTCCCTGCTGTACCTGCTGAACAAGTCGATCCTGGCGGTGACGCCACGCCTGGACTCCGCCTTCCCCTTCGGCCGGACCGTCCTGCCGAGCAAGGTGCTGCCCACCACGGCCTACCTGCTGGTGTTGCTCGGCGCGGCACTGCCCGCGGTCACCGGCTGGCTGCACCGCCACCGGCTGTACCGCCGCCTCGGTCCACTGTGGACCGCCCTGTACCGCGCCGAGCCGTCGATCGCGCTGGACCCGCCGCGGACGCCCGACGCGCTGGTCGTCCGCGGGCTGCGCCTGCGGTTGTACCGCCGGGTGATCGAGATCCGCGACGGCCTGCTGGCCCTGCAGCCCTACCGCTGCCCCGAGGTCGCCGCGCGCACGCGGCACGCCGGTGCCGCGGCGACCGAAGCCGCGGTGGTCGCCGCGGCGCTGGAAGCACGGGCGGGTGGTGCCACCCCGCTCGCCCGGCCCGCCGGGGTCGCCGGTGGCACGGATCTGGCCGAGGACACCGAATTCCTCGCCCAGGTGTCCGACGCCTATCGGAAGCTCAGCACGAGTTGCTCGTGTACTTGA
- a CDS encoding helix-turn-helix domain-containing protein codes for MSGDGGALAAKVDHLFRTVRPRDGGEYTFEEVAEALRGRGGPTISATYLWQLRKGVRDNPTKRHLEALAGFFGVPAAYFFDEEEARRIDAELALLTALRDAPVRQIALRASGLSPKSLEAIADMVDRVRELEGLPQPDAPADEP; via the coding sequence ATGTCCGGAGACGGGGGCGCCCTGGCGGCGAAGGTGGACCACCTCTTCCGCACGGTGCGCCCCCGCGACGGCGGTGAGTACACCTTCGAAGAGGTCGCCGAAGCCCTGCGCGGCCGCGGTGGCCCCACCATTTCGGCGACCTACCTGTGGCAACTGCGCAAGGGCGTCCGCGACAACCCGACCAAGCGCCACCTCGAAGCGCTCGCCGGCTTCTTCGGCGTCCCGGCCGCGTACTTCTTCGACGAGGAGGAGGCCCGGCGCATCGACGCCGAACTCGCGCTCCTCACCGCGCTGCGGGACGCGCCGGTGCGCCAGATCGCCCTGCGCGCCAGCGGACTTTCGCCGAAGAGCCTGGAAGCCATCGCGGACATGGTCGACCGGGTGCGGGAGCTGGAGGGGCTGCCCCAGCCGGACGCACCGGCCGACGAGCCGTGA